The following are encoded in a window of Gemmatimonadota bacterium genomic DNA:
- a CDS encoding phytanoyl-CoA dioxygenase family protein, with protein MPKNLDYKKIMTDLDEVGFHIIPSVIPEKKADEARGILEQLLKEEATEQSLAAKTQRVGRIAVKHPIFLELLSHPTIVTLWRKYLGDDMVCSTWSGNTVYPGADSFGWHSDYPYWSVQPPWPPGRLAGQTIWLLNDLTEENGATAMLPQSHLKGEPPPPELKSQWIDGGKILTGKRGSAIVMHGACWHTARPNQTDEIRSVLLGMYMRPWFIPQEDMRGQLAELEKPSDLVRHLMCANQRTPSNVGANQYAAK; from the coding sequence ATGCCAAAAAATCTCGATTATAAAAAAATCATGACCGATCTCGATGAAGTGGGTTTCCACATCATTCCTTCGGTCATCCCAGAAAAAAAAGCCGATGAAGCACGAGGTATTCTTGAGCAACTCCTCAAAGAAGAAGCCACCGAGCAATCGCTTGCAGCCAAAACGCAGCGCGTAGGGCGCATCGCCGTCAAGCACCCCATCTTTCTCGAACTCCTGTCCCACCCGACCATCGTAACCCTGTGGCGCAAATACCTCGGCGACGACATGGTCTGCTCCACCTGGTCTGGCAATACAGTCTATCCGGGCGCAGACAGTTTTGGCTGGCATTCAGACTACCCTTATTGGTCTGTGCAACCGCCCTGGCCACCTGGCCGTCTCGCAGGACAAACCATCTGGCTTCTGAACGATCTCACCGAAGAAAACGGCGCAACCGCCATGCTGCCCCAAAGCCACCTCAAAGGTGAACCGCCACCGCCAGAACTCAAAAGCCAATGGATCGATGGCGGTAAAATCCTCACCGGCAAACGCGGAAGCGCCATTGTCATGCACGGTGCCTGCTGGCATACAGCTCGCCCAAACCAAACCGATGAAATTCGATCTGTTCTCCTCGGCATGTATATGCGTCCCTGGTTCATCCCACAAGAAGACATGCGCGGCCAACTGGCAGAGTTAGAAAAACCTTCTGACTTAGTACGCCACCTTATGTGCGCCAATCAACGAACGCCAAGTAATGTTGGCGCAAATCAATATGCAGCGAAATAA